TTCCAGTCTTTACTTTTGGTACGTTCATCATTATCCTCCTAATATAGTCTCTTAACCAACTAAAATCTTTTCGAGTCCTTACTTGTGGATCCAGGCTCTAAAGCGGCCTATACAACTGTTCGGACTAATGAAAAGATGGGGGCAAAGCGACTAAGCTGCGAAACGGTCTCATTGGACCCAATGACCAACAGTCTGCTTTGCCCAAGTTGGTTATCTAATCAGGATAAACCAACTTATAATTAACATACAAATGACCTCTTTATGGATCCCCGATGAAGCAAAAGACACTCCATCTTTTGCATAATCATTACCATTTGTTAATGTAGGGGAGAGACTTGGTCTCTGCGCTTTTTATGGGCGAACACATAGGTTCGCTCCTACTGGGGATAGCACCCAAAAGAGTTGCGTTCGATTTAATTTACTTAATCTTTACTGAGTAATTATTATGCTATATTATGACACTTATATATAATCCGTTGAGACAGAACGTTGGCGATTTCTAAAGACCTTTCATTGGATGAAGAGACTAGACTTCTACAGGTAGCCCGTGAAGCTGTAGAAAATGCATATGCTCCATATTCGCAATTTCGAGTATGTGCCGCAGTTTTAACTGAAAAGGGCAATGTATTTCCCGGGTGTAATATCGAGAACGCTTCATATGGTCTTATTATCTGCGTTGAGCGGGCGGCGATCAATATATGATGCCCAGGCTAGCGCTCACTCCCGACGGCGAAAAGCCGACCGGAAAAAAAAGGTAGTTGTTTACACCGAGTCCAGGGAGCGAAGAGGGCCTTAGGCAGCGGGTAAGGGTATGGGAGCGAAACCTTCAAAGAATAAAGAATTCAGTCGAAAGTTAAAAAATATAAAACGAGACTCTGATTGAGTTTGAAAGAGTCGGGAGGAAATCATTATGATGATAGCAAGATGGCAGATACAGGCGAGATTCGGACATAAGCAGGCGGCTTTGGATTCCATGAAAAGATGGATCGAAAAAATCGGTTCTCAAATCGGCTGGACTCGGGATAGGGTTAGGGTTATTACCGGTTCTATAGGAGCCTACGAATCGACTATTGAGACCGAGATAATGATCAAGGATTTAAAAGAGCTCGATGATGCCTGGAGCAAACTCGCGAAACTCTCTCCGCACAAGAAATGGGGACAGGAGTTTGAGAATCTAATCGTTTCAGGAACATCACGCTGGGAGATATTCAGGGTAATATCTGATTAATTATATCTTTTGTTCGAATTGTCAGATGCCTCTTATGGCTGAGGGGCTCGAGGTCAGCTTGTTAATCTTGCACCCAAATATCTGGAATTCGGGGTTAATTTTAAAAAGCCTAGTTTCGAGAGTCAAAGTTGATCGCATTTTGACATGGTCGCTTATAAAGTTTGACTTCGGTCTTATCGACATGTGAATATAATATAACAGGATTTAGAAACATAATTATTTTGGGCCTTGTACTGAACAGTAAGGAACGCCCTTTCTATTCAGTTCGTGCTACTTTCGGGGCTAAAAGAGAATCGTCATGTCGAGTAGCAAGCCTTTTATTATTGTCGGAATAGACCTTGCGGGATCTCTGCGTCGTCCGACGGGCGTGTGCGTCCTTCATGGAATGACGGCACGGACATGCATCGTGTTCACCGATGAAGAAATATTACGGTCAATAGGTCTAGCAAAGCCCGATCTCGTTACGATAGACGCTCCGCTTAGTTTGCCTAATGGACGAAGGACAATCCATGACCGCTCTGGTGAGCATTTTCGGGACTGCGACCGCGAATTACGGCGGCGTGGTATCCGATTCTTCCCAATTACGCTTGGTCCGATGCGAATGTTGACGGAACGCGGCCTGGCGCTGAAACCGAAGATCGAGATGATGGGCTATCGCACGGTCGAATGCTTTCCCGGTGGGGCGCAAGGTGTGTGGGGGATTCCCCGGCAGAATCGGGACATTGCCGGACTCAGGGTTGGACTGGGGCGGCTGGGCGTCAAAGGATTGGCAGACGCAACCACAAGCGACGAGCTGGACGCAGTGACCGCCGCTCTAGTTGGCGGGTGGTTTCTATTGGGTAGAGGGGAGGTGCTTGGCGGCGAGGGAGGTATCATGATGCCGTCTGGCCACCGTATTAATACGGGGAAGCAACCCGTCATTTAATGAAAAGAGTTACCTGATTACTGAGCATCTGCATACGTTTCCTCTATTTCAATTTGCAAGCTGTAATGATTGGAAGAAATTTAAAGGTAAATGTGGGGAGATCGGACTGAGGTTTCTCGTTTAGACCGTACTAAATAGCATCCTTCGACAAGCCTGTGCTGAGTGAAATCGAAGTGCTCAGGATGAACGGTGTTCGTATTTAATTTCGTCGATGTGGAAAAAATCCTGCTAAGCTCAATTCATTGTATGATCACCGAAACGGGGAAGGGAAAATGTGGGGACAGACCCCTTTGTGCGATCTATTCATGGGCGAACAAGGTTCGATTAAGTTCATGCGACGTGAGGGCTTTTTTTTTGGTTGATGGGATATCAGTGCACACATTTTTGCTTCTGCTTTCAAGGGATAGGATAAGGTCACTCTAAATTGTAGGTAAAAACTTGCCCGTGCATCAAAAGGTGCACGAATTAATTCGTGCCTACAAGCTGGGTTGATGGGTCATCAGCCTCTACGTTTAAATCTACGTTTAAATTGTTCGACAGATCATGATAAAATTGCTAGCCTAGTCTGAGGAGTATCTTATGGAGACAGTCGGGGCATATGAGGCTAAAACACATTTACCCAAATTACTCGAGAGAGTGATCAAGGGGGAACGGTTTGTCATTACAAAGCATGGAGTGCCGGTAGCTATATTGCAGCCTGCTGAGGCTTTAAAAAAAGCTGATCGCAAAGTTATTATCTCTGAGTTACGCAAGTTTCGTGACAAACACGTACTTAGAGGTGTTACTATCCGTGAAATGATTGAGGCAGGTAGGCGTCCGTCTTTTTGATTTATGGCCATGACGTCACGAGCAAGACTCGTGACCTACCCAGGGTATTAGGGTGTTGATAAAACTAAAAGCCGGGTGGTCCGCGAGTCGTCTCAATTTAACCGTTCGACCCTTCGATATTCCTCAGGGATCAACAGAGGTTCTTGACAGTCGTGCTGATGATCGGTTAAAGGTAGAAATCGAGGGTGGGCGCTCCCTACTCCTCAACAATCAACTTTCCGCGGTACATTGCCATCTGGCATGTAAAATCAAATACACCGGTTTTTTGGGGTGTTATGGTAAGTTCGTAGGGTTTGCCAACGGGCAGATCGGCGCTTATACCCATCTCAGAAAATATTACCTTTTCCGCACAGGGGCTGCTGTCTTTCCGTATGAATCTTAAGGTAGTCGGTTTCCCGACTTTAGTATGTATTACACTGGGATCATAAACTCCACCATCAACTATAATATCGATTGAGCTTCCTTGTACTGCAGTTCCGGCACCTTTTTTGGATAGCCAGAACCACCAAATAACAAATATTATAAGAATTATTCCAATCGAATTTACTAGAAATGTACCCATAGGATTTTAAGCCTTGAACCAACGAAGACGATTGGCGTTGCTCACTACTGTTACTGATGACATGGCCATCGCAGCACCGGCTATGATCGGGTTTAGTAGCAGACCTGTGAATGGATATAATAAGCCTGCTGCGATCGGAATCGCCAGTATATTATAGATAAAGGCCCCGAAAAGGTTTTCTTTGATATTTCGAAGTGTTGCTTTAGATATCTTTATAGCGTCTGGCACTCCATGTAACGATCCCCGCATCAACGCGATATC
This window of the Thermodesulfobacteriota bacterium genome carries:
- a CDS encoding cytidine deaminase; its protein translation is MAISKDLSLDEETRLLQVAREAVENAYAPYSQFRVCAAVLTEKGNVFPGCNIENASYGLIICVERAAINI
- a CDS encoding DUF429 domain-containing protein yields the protein MSSSKPFIIVGIDLAGSLRRPTGVCVLHGMTARTCIVFTDEEILRSIGLAKPDLVTIDAPLSLPNGRRTIHDRSGEHFRDCDRELRRRGIRFFPITLGPMRMLTERGLALKPKIEMMGYRTVECFPGGAQGVWGIPRQNRDIAGLRVGLGRLGVKGLADATTSDELDAVTAALVGGWFLLGRGEVLGGEGGIMMPSGHRINTGKQPVI
- a CDS encoding type II toxin-antitoxin system prevent-host-death family antitoxin, producing the protein METVGAYEAKTHLPKLLERVIKGERFVITKHGVPVAILQPAEALKKADRKVIISELRKFRDKHVLRGVTIREMIEAGRRPSF
- a CDS encoding cupredoxin domain-containing protein is translated as MGTFLVNSIGIILIIFVIWWFWLSKKGAGTAVQGSSIDIIVDGGVYDPSVIHTKVGKPTTLRFIRKDSSPCAEKVIFSEMGISADLPVGKPYELTITPQKTGVFDFTCQMAMYRGKLIVEE